One stretch of Niallia sp. XMNu-256 DNA includes these proteins:
- a CDS encoding carbamoyl phosphate synthase small subunit produces MKKKLILENGTVFVGETFGSESTAFGEVVFHSGMTGYQEILSDPTYCGQIVVLTYPLVGNYGINRDDFESITPAINGLIVKEATDFPSNWRSEMTLDEYCKMKNIPGIAGIDTRKLTRIIRDHGTLKGIICHFNEKDQDVLERIRATEIRHEQVKQVSTKTAYPSPGRGRRIIVVDFGMKHGILRELNERGCDVVVVPYDTSANEILQLNPDGILLTNGPGNPKDVTEGIQMIKEVVGKVPLFGIGLGHQLFALACGAETIKMKFGHRGSSHPTKDLLTGKVLFTSQNHGFLVDADSITNTRLEITHIALNDGTVEGLKHKDFNAFSVQFHPEASPGSEDAVSLFHQFIEMIEIAKQGETTHAKA; encoded by the coding sequence ATGAAGAAAAAGCTCATTTTAGAAAATGGAACGGTATTTGTAGGGGAAACATTTGGAAGTGAATCAACAGCATTTGGAGAGGTAGTATTTCATTCAGGTATGACAGGTTATCAAGAAATCTTGTCAGACCCAACTTATTGTGGCCAGATTGTAGTGTTAACCTATCCATTAGTAGGTAATTATGGCATAAACCGGGATGATTTTGAATCAATTACACCAGCAATCAATGGGTTGATTGTAAAAGAAGCTACAGATTTTCCCTCCAACTGGCGCAGTGAGATGACATTGGATGAATATTGTAAAATGAAAAATATTCCAGGAATAGCGGGAATTGATACACGAAAGTTAACAAGAATCATCCGCGATCACGGGACATTAAAAGGAATCATTTGTCATTTTAATGAAAAAGATCAGGATGTACTAGAAAGGATTCGCGCAACAGAGATTCGTCATGAACAAGTAAAGCAAGTATCTACAAAAACGGCTTACCCAAGTCCTGGACGAGGCAGAAGAATTATTGTGGTAGATTTTGGGATGAAGCACGGTATCTTAAGAGAATTGAATGAGCGTGGTTGTGATGTCGTCGTTGTTCCTTATGATACGAGTGCAAATGAAATCCTTCAATTAAATCCAGATGGAATCCTGTTAACAAACGGACCAGGAAATCCGAAAGACGTCACAGAAGGAATTCAAATGATTAAAGAGGTTGTTGGGAAAGTTCCGTTATTTGGGATTGGATTAGGTCATCAACTTTTTGCGCTTGCTTGTGGTGCAGAGACAATTAAAATGAAATTTGGTCATCGTGGCTCTAGTCATCCTACGAAAGACTTATTAACTGGAAAAGTTTTATTTACTTCACAAAATCACGGATTTCTAGTGGATGCAGATTCAATAACAAATACAAGATTAGAAATCACACATATTGCTTTAAATGATGGAACGGTTGAGGGTTTAAAACATAAAGATTTTAACGCTTTTTCTGTTCAATTCCATCCAGAAGCCTCACCAGGATCTGAGGATGCGGTTTCTTTATTCCATCAATTTATAGAAATGATCGAAATTGCTAAACAGGGGGAAACAACTCATGCCAAAGCGTAA
- the lspA gene encoding signal peptidase II: protein MFYYFIAILIIVFDQLTKWLVIKHMELGESIPIIEGFLYFTSHRNRGAAWGILEGQMWFFYIITVIVIIGIIFYMQKSKDEGALFKWALSLMLGGAIGNFIDRVLRQEVVDFIHTYPFGYNFPIFNIADSSLVIGVALLIIHMFREEKKEKEKVNADSGTHGS, encoded by the coding sequence GTGTTTTACTATTTTATCGCAATACTGATTATTGTTTTTGATCAATTGACAAAATGGTTGGTTATAAAGCATATGGAACTAGGGGAAAGCATACCCATTATCGAAGGTTTTTTGTATTTTACATCCCATCGTAATCGTGGTGCAGCTTGGGGCATTTTAGAAGGACAAATGTGGTTTTTCTATATTATTACAGTAATCGTTATAATTGGGATTATCTTTTATATGCAAAAGTCAAAAGATGAGGGAGCTTTATTTAAATGGGCCTTATCGTTAATGCTAGGTGGTGCTATTGGAAATTTTATTGATCGAGTATTACGCCAGGAAGTCGTTGATTTTATTCATACATACCCATTTGGTTATAATTTTCCTATTTTTAATATTGCTGATTCGTCCCTTGTAATTGGTGTAGCATTATTAATTATACATATGTTTCGAGAAGAGAAAAAGGAAAAGGAGAAAGTAAATGCAGATAGTGGAACACACGGTTCTTGA
- the carB gene encoding carbamoyl-phosphate synthase large subunit, translated as MPKRNDINSILVIGSGPIVIGQAAEFDYAGTQACISLKEEGYRVILINSNPATIMTDTEIADKVYIEPLTLEFVSQIIRKERPDALLPTLGGQTGLNMAVELANSGILDECGVEILGTKLSAIQKAEDRDLFRNLMNELNEPVPESEIIHNLDEAYAFVEEVGYPVIVRPAFTLGGTGGGICNNEEELIEIVASGLKYSPVTQCLLEKSIAGFKEIEYEVMRDSNDNAIVVCSMENVDPVGIHTGDSIVVAPTQTLSDREYQLLRNASLKIIRALEIEGGCNVQLALDPYSYDYYVIEVNPRVSRSSALASKATGYPIAKLAAKIAVGLTLDEMMNPVTEKTYASTEPVVDYIVTKIPRFPFDKFESANRLLGTQMKATGEIMAIGRTFEESLLKAIRSLESNTHHFELLNGEAFSDETIEKRIRNADDERLFIIAEAMRRGIGFEQIHEWSQIDRFFLYKMEGIIKLENDLAQHPFDLEWAKIAKKKGFSDVAMAKIWNTTEKEVYDWRLKEGIIPTYKMVDTCAAEFESNTPYFYGTYEDETESIVTDRESVIVLGSGPIRIGQGVEFDYATVHSVWAIKEAGYEAIIINNNPETVSTDFSISDKLYFEPLTLEEVMHIVELEKPFGVVVQFGGQTAINLAAGLVERGVKILGTSLEDLDRAEDRDKFEQALVEMDVPMPKGKTALSVEEALKIADDIGYPVLVRPSYVLGGRAMEIVHKQDELLHYMTNAVKINPEHPVLIDRYLTGKEIEVDAICDGTDVVIPGIMEHIERAGVHSGDSIAVYPPQSLSDEIKQKLITYTEKLAKGLNIIGLLNIQYVISNNEVYVLEVNPRSSRTVPFLSKITNIPMAKVATKAILGQSLKEQGFKTGLAPEQAGVYVKAPVFSFAKLRNVDISLGPEMKSTGEVMGKDYTVEKALYKALVASGIQIQSFGTVLLTVSDKDKEEALQLAKRFSAIGYRLMATKGTATYIQEAGIPVSVVGKIGTDGPNLLDVIRNGEAQFVINTFSKGKQPERDGFRIRREAVENGVPCLTSLDTAAAILRVIESMNFSTEAMEQPNVTGEAVLS; from the coding sequence ATGCCAAAGCGTAATGATATTAATAGCATTTTAGTAATTGGATCAGGACCAATTGTAATCGGGCAAGCAGCGGAGTTTGACTATGCCGGCACTCAAGCATGTATTTCGTTAAAGGAAGAAGGCTACCGTGTTATTCTTATTAATTCAAACCCGGCTACCATTATGACAGATACGGAAATTGCCGATAAAGTCTATATTGAACCATTAACACTAGAGTTTGTATCTCAAATCATTCGGAAGGAAAGACCAGATGCTCTGTTACCAACATTGGGTGGTCAAACAGGCTTAAACATGGCAGTTGAATTAGCTAATTCTGGTATTCTTGATGAATGTGGTGTAGAAATTCTTGGAACAAAGCTCTCAGCTATTCAAAAAGCCGAGGACAGGGATTTATTCAGAAACCTTATGAATGAATTAAATGAACCGGTTCCAGAAAGTGAAATTATTCATAATCTTGATGAAGCCTATGCATTTGTTGAAGAAGTGGGGTATCCGGTCATTGTTCGTCCTGCATTTACACTTGGGGGAACAGGCGGCGGAATTTGTAATAATGAAGAAGAATTAATTGAAATTGTCGCTAGTGGATTAAAGTACAGCCCGGTCACACAATGTTTATTAGAAAAAAGCATTGCGGGTTTTAAAGAAATTGAATACGAGGTAATGCGGGATTCAAATGATAATGCGATCGTTGTCTGCAGCATGGAAAACGTGGATCCAGTGGGGATTCACACCGGTGATTCCATCGTAGTTGCACCTACACAAACACTTAGTGACCGTGAATATCAACTTCTTCGCAATGCATCACTAAAAATTATTCGTGCTCTTGAAATTGAAGGGGGCTGTAATGTTCAACTAGCCCTTGATCCATACAGCTATGATTATTATGTCATTGAGGTAAATCCACGTGTTAGTCGTTCATCTGCTCTTGCATCTAAAGCAACAGGTTACCCGATCGCTAAATTGGCAGCCAAAATTGCTGTTGGTTTAACATTAGATGAAATGATGAACCCTGTTACTGAAAAAACGTATGCAAGCACCGAACCAGTTGTTGATTATATCGTAACAAAAATCCCACGTTTTCCTTTTGATAAATTTGAATCTGCGAACCGTTTATTAGGAACACAAATGAAAGCGACTGGAGAGATTATGGCGATTGGCCGTACTTTTGAAGAATCACTGTTAAAAGCAATCCGATCATTGGAAAGCAATACACACCATTTTGAACTGCTAAATGGTGAAGCGTTCAGTGATGAAACAATTGAAAAGCGGATTCGCAACGCCGATGATGAACGTTTATTTATTATAGCAGAAGCTATGAGACGAGGCATTGGCTTTGAACAAATTCACGAATGGAGTCAAATTGATCGCTTTTTCCTTTATAAAATGGAAGGGATCATCAAACTTGAAAATGATTTAGCACAGCATCCATTTGATCTTGAATGGGCTAAAATAGCAAAGAAAAAGGGTTTCTCAGATGTAGCAATGGCTAAAATATGGAATACGACAGAAAAAGAAGTTTATGATTGGCGATTAAAAGAAGGGATTATCCCTACATATAAAATGGTTGACACTTGTGCGGCAGAGTTTGAATCAAATACCCCATATTTCTATGGTACGTATGAAGATGAAACTGAATCGATTGTGACAGATCGAGAAAGTGTGATCGTATTAGGCTCTGGTCCTATCCGTATCGGTCAAGGGGTCGAGTTTGACTATGCAACTGTCCATTCCGTATGGGCAATTAAAGAAGCAGGTTATGAAGCGATTATTATCAACAATAACCCTGAAACAGTATCAACCGATTTCAGTATTTCAGATAAACTTTATTTTGAACCACTGACATTAGAAGAAGTAATGCATATTGTTGAATTGGAAAAACCTTTTGGTGTCGTCGTTCAATTTGGAGGGCAAACAGCGATAAACCTTGCAGCAGGTCTTGTTGAAAGAGGCGTGAAAATTTTAGGTACATCTTTAGAAGATTTAGATCGAGCAGAAGATCGTGATAAATTTGAACAGGCATTAGTTGAAATGGATGTCCCAATGCCAAAAGGAAAGACAGCCTTATCTGTTGAAGAAGCCTTAAAAATTGCTGATGATATTGGATATCCAGTACTTGTGCGTCCATCTTATGTACTAGGTGGGAGAGCTATGGAAATTGTTCACAAGCAAGACGAATTGCTTCATTATATGACGAATGCAGTCAAAATTAATCCGGAACATCCTGTACTGATTGACCGATATTTAACGGGTAAAGAAATTGAAGTAGATGCGATTTGTGATGGAACGGACGTTGTAATCCCTGGGATCATGGAGCATATTGAACGTGCTGGTGTACACTCAGGTGACTCGATCGCTGTTTATCCGCCACAAAGCTTATCTGATGAGATCAAACAAAAGCTAATTACGTATACGGAGAAATTAGCAAAAGGGTTAAACATTATTGGACTCTTAAATATTCAATATGTAATTAGTAACAATGAAGTGTATGTCCTTGAAGTTAACCCACGTTCAAGCCGTACCGTACCATTTTTAAGTAAAATTACAAACATACCTATGGCAAAGGTTGCTACGAAAGCCATTTTAGGGCAATCATTAAAGGAACAGGGGTTCAAAACAGGGCTCGCTCCAGAACAAGCTGGCGTCTATGTAAAAGCACCGGTATTTTCTTTTGCTAAGCTTCGAAATGTTGATATTTCACTAGGACCAGAAATGAAATCAACTGGTGAAGTGATGGGGAAAGATTATACAGTCGAAAAAGCACTCTATAAAGCCTTAGTAGCATCAGGGATTCAAATTCAAAGCTTTGGCACGGTATTACTTACTGTTTCAGATAAAGATAAAGAAGAGGCCCTTCAACTTGCCAAGCGATTCTCCGCAATTGGTTATCGCTTAATGGCTACAAAAGGAACAGCAACATATATACAAGAAGCTGGAATTCCAGTAAGTGTTGTCGGTAAGATCGGCACAGATGGTCCAAATCTTTTAGATGTTATCCGGAACGGAGAAGCGCA
- a CDS encoding RluA family pseudouridine synthase, whose translation MQIVEHTVLEQESAQRIDKVITNLNSEWSRTQVQQWIKEGQVLVNDQPVKTNYKCNVNDAIRIMIPAPEVLDVIPEEMDLDIYYEDSDVIVVNKPKGMVVHPAAGHVTGTLVNGLMAHCKDLSGINGVLRPGIVHRIDKDTSGLLMVAKNDKAHEHLVNQLVNKTVMRKYKALVHGNISHDYGTIDAPIGRDQKDRQSMAVVENGKHAVTHFHVIERFNDYTFVECRLETGRTHQIRVHMKYIGYPLVGDPKYGPRKTLEINGQALHAAILGFTHPSTEEYLEFEAPLPTEFEEILAKVKNNH comes from the coding sequence ATGCAGATAGTGGAACACACGGTTCTTGAGCAGGAGTCAGCTCAGCGAATTGATAAGGTAATAACGAACCTAAATTCAGAATGGTCAAGAACACAAGTCCAGCAATGGATTAAAGAAGGGCAAGTCCTCGTTAATGATCAACCTGTTAAAACAAATTATAAGTGTAATGTTAATGATGCGATCCGAATTATGATTCCAGCTCCTGAAGTGCTTGATGTTATTCCTGAGGAGATGGATTTAGATATTTATTATGAGGATTCCGATGTGATTGTTGTTAACAAACCAAAAGGCATGGTTGTTCATCCGGCCGCTGGCCATGTAACAGGCACGTTAGTTAATGGATTAATGGCCCATTGTAAAGATTTATCAGGGATTAATGGTGTATTAAGACCGGGAATCGTCCATCGAATTGATAAAGATACATCAGGGTTATTAATGGTTGCCAAAAATGATAAGGCACATGAACACTTAGTGAACCAACTTGTTAATAAAACCGTAATGAGAAAATATAAAGCCCTCGTTCATGGAAATATCAGTCATGATTATGGAACGATAGATGCTCCTATTGGCAGGGATCAAAAGGATCGTCAGAGCATGGCTGTAGTCGAGAATGGGAAACATGCAGTCACCCATTTTCATGTGATCGAGCGTTTTAATGACTATACATTTGTTGAATGTCGTTTAGAAACAGGACGTACTCATCAAATTCGTGTCCATATGAAATATATAGGCTATCCTTTAGTGGGAGATCCAAAATATGGTCCACGTAAAACTTTAGAAATTAATGGTCAAGCACTGCATGCAGCGATTCTTGGTTTTACTCATCCTTCAACAGAAGAATACTTAGAATTCGAAGCACCATTGCCAACTGAGTTTGAAGAGATTCTGGCAAAAGTGAAAAATAATCATTGA
- a CDS encoding dihydroorotase, which yields MSILIKNGQLLINEEWVQGDLYIVDGLIKEIGRDLSHIEAEKMIDAKSLVVAPGFIDLHVHLREPGGEKKETIESGTLSAAKGGFTTVAAMPNTRPVPDSKEQLQWLNNRIKETASVKVLPYGSITVREAGQELTNFVDLKEAGAFALTDDGVGVQSAGMMLEAMKKAAEVGLPIVAHCEDNSLINKGSVHEGSFSESHGINGIPSVCESVHIARDVLLAEAANCHYHVCHISTKESVRTVRDAKRAGINVTAEVTPHHLILCDEDIPGLDTNYKMNPPLRSSLDREALIQGLLDGTIDFIATDHAPHTSEEKAEGMVLAPFGIVGLETAFPLLYTHFVEKGILTLEQLIELMAKKPAETFGLNLGKLEEGFPADVVLLDLNLEKTINPETFLSKGRNTPFAGWNCKGWPVVTIVDGVIAWEKGRE from the coding sequence ATGTCAATACTCATAAAAAATGGCCAGTTGCTTATTAATGAAGAATGGGTGCAAGGAGATTTGTATATTGTAGACGGTTTAATTAAAGAAATTGGTAGAGACCTTTCACATATTGAGGCAGAGAAAATGATTGATGCAAAATCTCTAGTCGTTGCTCCAGGTTTCATTGATCTTCATGTTCATTTGCGAGAACCAGGTGGTGAAAAGAAAGAAACCATTGAAAGCGGTACTCTTTCTGCAGCAAAAGGTGGATTTACAACAGTTGCTGCTATGCCAAATACGAGACCTGTCCCGGATTCCAAGGAACAATTGCAATGGTTAAATAATCGAATTAAAGAAACAGCTTCAGTTAAAGTCTTACCATATGGATCAATTACGGTCAGAGAAGCAGGTCAAGAGTTAACAAACTTTGTAGATTTAAAAGAAGCTGGAGCATTTGCTTTAACAGATGATGGGGTTGGAGTCCAATCAGCGGGAATGATGTTAGAAGCGATGAAAAAGGCTGCTGAGGTTGGTTTACCAATTGTCGCTCACTGTGAAGACAATAGCTTAATTAATAAAGGTTCTGTTCATGAAGGTTCGTTTTCCGAAAGCCATGGAATTAATGGCATTCCATCCGTTTGTGAATCAGTCCATATTGCGAGAGATGTGCTTTTGGCAGAGGCAGCTAATTGTCATTATCATGTTTGTCACATAAGTACAAAAGAATCCGTTCGTACAGTAAGAGATGCAAAACGCGCTGGAATTAATGTGACAGCTGAAGTAACTCCTCATCACTTAATACTATGCGATGAAGATATTCCTGGGTTAGATACGAACTATAAGATGAATCCTCCTTTACGTAGCTCTTTAGATCGTGAAGCCTTAATACAAGGACTTTTAGATGGTACGATCGACTTTATTGCTACAGATCACGCGCCACATACGAGTGAAGAAAAAGCAGAAGGAATGGTGCTAGCCCCATTTGGAATCGTTGGTTTAGAAACAGCATTTCCTCTTTTATATACTCACTTTGTTGAAAAAGGCATTTTAACATTAGAACAGTTAATTGAGCTTATGGCCAAAAAACCAGCAGAAACATTCGGATTAAACTTAGGAAAGTTGGAAGAAGGGTTCCCCGCGGATGTTGTTTTACTTGATTTAAATCTTGAAAAGACGATTAATCCGGAAACTTTCTTATCGAAAGGTAGAAACACTCCATTTGCAGGTTGGAATTGTAAAGGTTGGCCAGTAGTAACCATTGTAGATGGGGTCATAGCTTGGGAAAAGGGACGTGAATAA
- the pyrR gene encoding bifunctional pyr operon transcriptional regulator/uracil phosphoribosyltransferase PyrR: MPQKAIVLDEQAIRRALTRIAHEIIEKNKGIDHLLLVGIRTRGIYIANRLAERIKQIEGKSVPVGDLDITLYRDDLSVKTVNQEPLVKGLHIEQNIQDQTVILVDDVLYTGRTVRAALDAIIDSGRPSAIQLAVLVDRGHRELPIRADYVGKNIPTSSSEKIVVELSEVDSSDQVSIHEK; encoded by the coding sequence ATGCCACAAAAGGCAATTGTATTAGATGAACAAGCAATCCGGAGAGCTCTAACAAGAATTGCTCATGAAATTATTGAAAAGAATAAAGGAATCGATCATTTACTTTTAGTGGGAATTCGCACGAGGGGCATTTATATTGCCAATCGACTTGCTGAAAGAATTAAGCAAATTGAAGGAAAGAGCGTTCCGGTAGGAGATTTAGATATCACTTTATATCGTGATGATTTATCCGTTAAAACGGTCAATCAAGAACCACTTGTAAAAGGGTTGCATATTGAGCAAAATATTCAAGATCAAACAGTCATTTTAGTCGATGATGTCCTTTATACAGGTAGGACAGTTAGAGCAGCGCTAGATGCAATTATAGATAGCGGTCGCCCAAGTGCCATTCAATTAGCTGTTTTAGTGGATAGAGGTCATAGGGAGCTGCCAATTAGGGCTGATTATGTTGGGAAAAATATACCAACATCAAGTTCTGAAAAGATCGTCGTTGAATTAAGTGAAGTTGATTCAAGCGACCAAGTAAGTATACATGAAAAGTAA
- a CDS encoding aspartate carbamoyltransferase catalytic subunit, translating into MNHLLSTTSLSISEITAILKDADDFSKGKQWTPGEQMFISNLFFEPSTRTKSSFEVAERKLGLEVIPFEAGTSSVLKGETLYDTVRTLESIGVNAVVIRHQMDNYFNELVGRVGIPIINAGDGCGHHPTQSLLDLLTIKKEFGRFEGLKVAIIGDITHSRVARSNADVLTRLGAKVVFSGPQMWFDDSLLENGSYENIDSAIETSDVVMLLRIQHERHDNNGNAVEGNYHKEYGLTIDREKRMKPNSIIMHPAPVNRNVEIADELVECKRSRIFKQMENGVFVRMAVIKRALGNQKGGINHVNTHKKWPVAY; encoded by the coding sequence ATGAACCATTTATTATCGACCACTTCATTATCAATTAGTGAAATCACGGCTATTCTTAAAGATGCTGATGATTTTTCGAAAGGTAAACAATGGACTCCAGGAGAGCAAATGTTTATATCTAATTTATTTTTTGAGCCAAGTACACGAACAAAATCTAGTTTCGAAGTAGCCGAAAGAAAACTTGGTTTAGAGGTAATTCCATTTGAGGCCGGTACTTCAAGTGTTTTAAAAGGGGAAACGTTGTATGATACCGTACGCACACTTGAATCTATTGGTGTAAACGCAGTTGTCATTAGACATCAAATGGATAATTATTTTAATGAGCTAGTGGGCAGGGTTGGGATCCCGATTATCAATGCAGGGGATGGGTGTGGTCATCATCCTACCCAATCCCTGCTGGATTTACTAACCATCAAAAAAGAATTCGGTCGTTTTGAAGGACTTAAAGTAGCCATTATCGGCGATATCACACATAGCCGTGTAGCTCGGTCAAATGCTGATGTTCTAACAAGATTAGGGGCAAAGGTAGTTTTTTCAGGACCACAAATGTGGTTTGATGACTCTCTTCTCGAAAATGGAAGTTATGAAAATATTGACTCTGCTATTGAAACATCTGATGTTGTTATGCTACTTCGAATCCAACACGAAAGACATGACAATAATGGCAATGCGGTTGAGGGAAATTATCACAAAGAATACGGTTTAACCATTGATAGAGAAAAACGCATGAAACCAAACAGTATTATTATGCATCCGGCTCCTGTAAATCGAAATGTCGAAATTGCGGATGAATTAGTAGAATGCAAAAGATCAAGAATTTTTAAACAAATGGAAAATGGAGTTTTCGTACGAATGGCCGTTATTAAACGGGCACTAGGAAATCAAAAAGGGGGAATCAACCATGTCAATACTCATAAAAAATGGCCAGTTGCTTATTAA
- a CDS encoding solute carrier family 23 protein yields the protein MSKQQPVLDIKDIPSPFQWLTLSFQHLFAMFGATVLVPVLVGLSPAVALISSGIATILFLIFTKWQVPAYLGSSFAFIAPIIAATAAEGTGGAMIGCFMIGIVYIIVAFVIKVSGYQWIMKLLPPIVVGPVIMVIGLALAPTAVGMAMNNPKGEYDLAYFSAGIVTLIATILFSVFSKGFLGQVSILAGIIVGYIYSVIIGIVNFTPVLQASWFEWPEFVVPFVDYEVTISTDIMLLMIPISIVTISEHIGHQLVLSKVVGKDYIKEPGLHRSILGDGLGTMISAIIGGPPKTTYGENIGVLAITKVYSVYIILGAAVFALILGFIGKMTALINTIPQPVMGGVSILLFGIIASSGLRMLIDNKVDFSKNRNLAIASVILVLGIGGAFIQVWSIQLQGMAFAAIAGVVLNLVLPGKEKIEDDIFETQLD from the coding sequence TTGAGTAAACAACAACCAGTTTTAGACATTAAAGACATACCGTCTCCATTTCAATGGCTGACTTTAAGCTTCCAGCACTTATTTGCCATGTTCGGTGCAACGGTGTTAGTACCAGTATTAGTAGGATTAAGTCCAGCAGTAGCGCTCATTTCAAGTGGAATTGCCACGATCTTGTTTCTCATCTTTACAAAATGGCAAGTACCTGCATATTTAGGATCTTCATTTGCATTTATCGCACCCATCATAGCCGCAACAGCAGCTGAAGGAACGGGAGGGGCTATGATTGGCTGCTTCATGATCGGAATCGTTTATATCATAGTAGCTTTTGTCATAAAAGTTTCTGGCTATCAATGGATTATGAAATTATTGCCGCCTATCGTCGTAGGTCCAGTCATTATGGTAATCGGACTCGCACTAGCACCAACAGCGGTAGGAATGGCTATGAATAATCCAAAGGGTGAATATGATTTAGCCTATTTTTCAGCAGGAATTGTAACACTGATTGCTACCATCTTATTTTCAGTATTCTCGAAAGGGTTTTTAGGTCAAGTTTCAATATTAGCTGGAATTATCGTCGGCTATATCTACTCTGTCATCATTGGAATTGTAAATTTTACTCCAGTATTACAAGCAAGTTGGTTCGAATGGCCTGAGTTTGTGGTTCCATTTGTTGATTATGAGGTCACAATATCTACAGATATCATGCTTTTAATGATTCCGATTTCAATCGTTACGATTTCTGAACATATTGGACATCAACTGGTATTAAGTAAAGTAGTAGGTAAAGATTACATTAAAGAGCCTGGTTTGCATCGTTCCATTCTTGGAGATGGTTTAGGTACAATGATATCAGCAATAATCGGGGGACCACCAAAGACCACATATGGTGAAAATATTGGCGTATTGGCAATCACAAAGGTTTACAGTGTATATATCATTTTAGGAGCTGCAGTTTTTGCACTGATTTTAGGGTTTATTGGAAAGATGACTGCTTTAATAAATACAATTCCACAACCGGTAATGGGGGGCGTCTCCATTCTATTATTTGGGATCATCGCTTCCTCGGGATTACGAATGTTAATTGATAATAAAGTGGACTTTAGTAAAAATCGCAACTTGGCCATTGCCTCTGTAATCTTAGTTTTGGGAATAGGTGGAGCTTTTATCCAAGTTTGGTCCATCCAACTTCAAGGAATGGCTTTTGCTGCAATCGCTGGGGTTGTTCTAAACTTAGTTTTACCTGGGAAGGAAAAAATTGAAGACGATATTTTTGAAACGCAATTAGATTAA